A genomic stretch from Methanofastidiosum sp. includes:
- a CDS encoding isoprenylcysteine carboxylmethyltransferase family protein, which yields MADKKLSHKILIRGILSYGFILAITFICAGSLNYWQGWIYNGLNIFFVSFTYYVLSDNTELIKERLKPGEGMKSWDKIYFLITSPFYFVMIILSAIDVGRLGWVPKLPLFGVIIGIVLYIIGQSIFLWSKKANRFFSTVVRIQKERDHKVCKGGPYRYVRHPGYVGGILYTFATPLVLGSFWGITINLFTVLPLIIRTYLENKTLQKELDGYLEYTKEVKYRLIPKVW from the coding sequence ATGGCGGACAAAAAATTAAGTCATAAAATCCTAATTAGAGGGATTCTTAGTTATGGATTTATCCTAGCCATCACATTTATTTGTGCTGGTAGTTTGAATTATTGGCAAGGCTGGATTTATAATGGATTAAATATTTTCTTTGTTTCATTCACTTACTATGTTTTGTCAGATAATACTGAACTGATTAAAGAAAGATTAAAACCCGGCGAGGGAATGAAAAGTTGGGACAAAATATATTTTTTGATAACTTCTCCCTTTTATTTTGTAATGATTATACTATCTGCCATAGATGTAGGTCGTTTAGGCTGGGTTCCAAAACTACCTTTATTTGGAGTAATAATTGGAATAGTTCTTTACATAATAGGGCAATCTATATTCTTATGGTCAAAGAAAGCTAATAGATTTTTTTCTACTGTTGTTAGAATACAAAAAGAGAGGGATCATAAAGTCTGTAAAGGCGGGCCTTATCGTTATGTGCGGCATCCTGGGTATGTTGGAGGAATACTATACACATTTGCAACACCTTTGGTATTGGGATCTTTCTGGGGCATCACAATCAATTTATTTACGGTTTTACCTTTAATTATAAGAACTTATTTAGAAAATAAAACATTACAGAAAGAGCTTGATGGATACCTTGAATACACCAAAGAAGTGAAATATAGATTAATTCCTAAAGTATGGTAA
- the purH gene encoding bifunctional phosphoribosylaminoimidazolecarboxamide formyltransferase/IMP cyclohydrolase translates to MEKRALISVTDKKGLEKFAKTLSSLGFEIVSTGGTLKFLLENGINATPIEKITGFKEMIGGRVKTLHPNIHGGILYIRDDKEHENEIISEGIKPIDIVICNLYPFQETVAKNPSLEDAIENIDIGGVTLLRAAAKNFKYVTVIVDPLDYEVVTKDLLEKGNTSYETRKKLCVKAFSHTADYDSAIDSYLSEALTDNKKLRLSFDSGKPLRYGENWHQKASFFKKYTLEPSASNMKQHHGKALSYNNYLDIEAALNAAKELSEYNAAVIVKHLNPCGIATGKTLFDALKNAWDGDRVSAYGSIIALTRKVDLETASFLKGKFVEVIIAPSFDDNALEFLKNKSKDLRILETGKLFTSEDKVYKFLIGGVIEQDRPEGLYEKWECVTNEKFPESKKELGLFTIIATKYTKSNSIVLGMEYEKGQFKVLGSGVGQPNRVDSLKKLAIPKIYENLENTWNEEKPNISKEDFFKEKISECVLVSDAFFPFDDTVRVAAEHNIKYIIQSGGSIRDKEVIETSNQFGISMIFTGMRYFNH, encoded by the coding sequence ATGGAAAAGAGAGCATTAATTAGCGTTACAGACAAGAAAGGACTTGAAAAATTTGCTAAGACTCTGTCAAGTTTAGGTTTTGAGATTGTATCGACTGGTGGCACTTTAAAATTTCTTCTAGAAAATGGAATTAATGCTACGCCTATTGAAAAGATTACAGGATTTAAAGAAATGATTGGGGGTAGGGTAAAAACTCTTCACCCAAATATCCATGGTGGAATTCTCTATATCAGAGATGATAAAGAACATGAAAATGAAATAATTTCAGAAGGAATAAAACCTATTGACATAGTTATTTGTAATCTGTATCCATTTCAAGAAACTGTAGCAAAAAACCCCTCTCTTGAAGATGCTATTGAAAATATTGATATTGGCGGAGTGACGCTCCTGAGGGCAGCTGCTAAAAATTTCAAATATGTTACTGTTATTGTAGATCCTTTGGATTATGAAGTTGTAACTAAAGATTTGTTAGAAAAAGGAAACACTTCATATGAAACGAGAAAAAAATTATGTGTTAAGGCTTTTTCACATACGGCCGACTATGATAGTGCTATTGACTCTTATCTTTCTGAAGCGCTGACTGACAATAAAAAATTGCGACTTTCATTTGACTCTGGCAAACCTCTAAGATATGGAGAAAATTGGCATCAAAAAGCGTCATTCTTCAAAAAATATACTCTTGAACCTTCCGCTTCAAACATGAAACAACATCACGGAAAAGCACTGTCATATAATAATTATCTCGATATTGAAGCTGCTCTTAATGCTGCAAAGGAGCTTTCAGAATATAATGCTGCAGTAATTGTTAAACATCTAAATCCTTGTGGAATCGCTACAGGAAAGACTTTATTTGATGCATTGAAAAATGCTTGGGACGGAGATAGGGTATCTGCATATGGGAGCATAATCGCTTTGACGAGAAAAGTCGATTTAGAAACTGCTTCTTTTTTGAAAGGTAAATTTGTTGAAGTAATAATTGCCCCTTCTTTTGATGACAATGCCTTAGAATTTTTGAAAAACAAAAGCAAGGATTTGAGAATATTAGAAACTGGAAAACTTTTCACTTCTGAAGACAAAGTTTACAAATTCTTGATTGGCGGGGTAATTGAACAAGATAGGCCAGAAGGGCTCTATGAAAAGTGGGAATGTGTTACAAATGAGAAGTTCCCAGAGAGCAAAAAAGAGCTAGGACTTTTTACAATTATAGCAACAAAGTATACTAAATCAAATTCGATTGTCTTAGGTATGGAGTATGAAAAAGGCCAGTTTAAGGTATTAGGAAGTGGAGTCGGGCAGCCAAATAGAGTTGACTCACTTAAAAAACTTGCTATACCCAAGATCTATGAAAATTTAGAAAATACCTGGAATGAAGAGAAGCCAAATATTTCCAAAGAGGACTTTTTCAAGGAAAAGATTTCTGAATGCGTTCTTGTTTCTGATGCTTTCTTCCCCTTTGATGATACAGTTAGAGTTGCTGCGGAACATAACATAAAATACATTATACAATCTGGTGGATCAATAAGAGACAAAGAGGTAATAGAAACTTCAAATCAATTTGGAATCTCTATGATCTTTACAGGTATGAGGTACTTTAATCACTAA
- a CDS encoding formate--phosphoribosylaminoimidazolecarboxamide ligase — MAATDYTIATLGSHSALQILKGAKDEGFKTLCIAKKGSEKVYRSFGVADEIISVDHFKELFSLQEELIKRNTILIPHGSFIAYMKIEDFKDLKVMYFGNKDVLEWESARDLERRWLTDANIKIPRIFDTPEQIDRPVIVKFYGAKGGMGYFLAKDTADFNEKISDHINEKYVIQEYIIGVPAYFHYFYSPLNYELEIMSFDKRYESNVDSIGRISARDQFALKKIDPSYVVVGNMPITVRESLLPEIFDMGERVVQKSKELISSRGLFGPFCLEGVITPEAEIFIFEISARIVAGTNLFEPYSPYTYIKYGKPMSTGRRIALEIKNAINNDRLSDIVC, encoded by the coding sequence ATGGCTGCAACAGATTATACAATCGCGACTCTTGGAAGTCATTCTGCACTTCAAATATTAAAAGGCGCAAAAGACGAGGGATTTAAGACCTTATGTATAGCAAAAAAAGGGTCAGAAAAAGTCTACAGAAGTTTTGGAGTTGCAGATGAAATTATTTCTGTTGATCATTTCAAAGAACTTTTTTCCTTACAAGAAGAATTAATAAAAAGAAATACTATTCTCATACCTCATGGTTCTTTTATTGCTTATATGAAGATAGAGGACTTCAAAGATCTGAAGGTAATGTACTTTGGCAATAAAGATGTTCTAGAATGGGAATCTGCTAGAGATCTTGAAAGGCGATGGTTAACTGATGCAAATATTAAAATTCCAAGAATATTTGATACTCCCGAACAGATAGACAGACCCGTGATTGTAAAATTTTACGGCGCAAAAGGTGGGATGGGATATTTCCTTGCTAAAGACACTGCGGATTTCAATGAAAAGATTTCAGACCATATCAATGAAAAATACGTAATTCAAGAGTATATTATTGGCGTGCCTGCATATTTCCATTATTTTTATAGTCCGTTAAATTACGAACTAGAAATAATGAGTTTTGATAAAAGATATGAAAGTAATGTAGATTCTATTGGTAGGATATCAGCAAGAGATCAGTTTGCCCTAAAGAAAATTGATCCAAGCTATGTCGTTGTTGGAAATATGCCCATAACTGTCAGGGAATCATTGCTTCCAGAAATATTTGATATGGGTGAAAGAGTAGTTCAAAAATCAAAGGAGCTAATTTCTAGTAGGGGATTGTTTGGGCCGTTCTGTCTTGAAGGGGTAATAACTCCTGAAGCTGAGATATTCATATTTGAAATTTCAGCAAGAATTGTAGCAGGCACAAATCTTTTTGAACCATATTCGCCTTATACTTATATCAAATACGGAAAGCCTATGTCAACAGGAAGAAGAATAGCCTTAGAGATTAAAAATGCAATAAATAATGATAGGCTTTCAGATATAGTTTGTTAG
- a CDS encoding Nif3-like dinuclear metal center hexameric protein: protein MDLNEIVSYMDDYLRVNEIDDVSANGLQIEGKKDVKKICLGVDSSLEIFKEASKRKADLLIVHHGLIWGGLKCIRGLVKERISYLLENGISLYAAHLPLDMHSEVGNNIELIKILNLSDPEPFGAYHGLKIGFKGRYEKLKTIKDISKTLEKTLPAKIESFNFGPDKIISVGIVSGGGGSAFEDCIKEGLDLFITGEPSHTIYHIAKEAGINLIFAGHYATEKLGVKALGKKVEEEYGIKTEFIDIPTGL, encoded by the coding sequence ATGGACCTTAATGAGATTGTTAGCTATATGGACGATTATCTTAGAGTTAATGAGATAGATGATGTATCTGCAAACGGATTACAAATAGAGGGAAAAAAGGACGTGAAAAAGATATGCTTGGGTGTAGATAGTTCTCTGGAAATTTTCAAAGAGGCTTCTAAAAGAAAGGCCGATCTCTTGATAGTCCACCATGGGCTAATATGGGGTGGATTAAAATGTATAAGAGGGCTAGTGAAAGAAAGAATTTCTTATCTTTTGGAAAACGGTATTTCCTTATATGCCGCACATCTGCCTCTTGATATGCATTCAGAAGTCGGGAATAATATAGAGCTCATAAAAATATTAAATCTTTCTGACCCTGAGCCATTTGGAGCCTATCATGGATTAAAGATAGGTTTCAAAGGACGTTATGAAAAATTGAAGACTATTAAAGATATATCTAAAACCCTAGAAAAAACTCTTCCTGCTAAAATTGAGTCTTTCAATTTTGGACCTGATAAAATAATATCTGTAGGTATAGTTAGTGGTGGTGGGGGGTCTGCATTTGAGGATTGCATTAAAGAAGGATTGGACCTATTTATTACAGGTGAACCTTCACATACAATTTACCATATTGCAAAAGAAGCTGGAATAAATTTAATATTTGCTGGACACTATGCCACTGAAAAGCTCGGAGTAAAGGCTTTAGGGAAAAAAGTTGAAGAAGAATATGGTATAAAAACAGAGTTTATAGATATACCAACAGGTCTCTAA
- a CDS encoding divalent-cation tolerance protein CutA, with product MPLLIISTAPNEDVAYNLSKILLENRVAACVNIIKDVNSLYWWKESIGNSSEIILLIKTTDEKYQEVEDLIKKNHVYEIPEIIAFDIKKGFSKYLKWIEDETMSLP from the coding sequence ATGCCTCTATTAATCATATCCACAGCACCAAATGAAGACGTGGCTTATAATCTATCAAAAATCTTACTAGAGAATAGAGTTGCTGCCTGTGTTAATATAATAAAAGATGTAAATAGTCTCTATTGGTGGAAAGAATCAATAGGAAACTCTAGTGAGATAATTCTATTAATTAAGACAACTGATGAAAAATATCAGGAAGTGGAAGACCTCATTAAGAAGAATCATGTTTATGAAATTCCAGAGATAATAGCTTTTGATATAAAAAAAGGATTCAGTAAATATCTAAAATGGATAGAAGATGAAACTATGTCTCTTCCTTAA
- the uvrB gene encoding excinuclease ABC subunit UvrB — MGDFKLFSEFQPNGDQPQAINELSQGIEKGYNYQTLLGVTGSGKTFTIANLIEKYNKPTLVISPNKTLASQLFSEFKAFFPDNAVGYFVSYYDYYQPEAYLPHTDTYIEKDVSINEELTRMRHSATASLLSRSDCIIVASVSCIYGLGSPETYKEMGTFIRKNEQIDRDDFLKKLVSMQYERDDSDFKSGTFRARGDVVELFPLFTDYIVRVEFFGDEITKIRKIHPINFSDMGDIDNIYIYPASHYLIPQDTIGKVITEIQNELEVVLADLNSQGKFIEAHRIETRTKYDIEMMQEMGYCKGIENYSRYFSGRKAGEKPDTLINYFPKDFLLIIDESHITVPQIRGMYEGDKSRKETLVNYGFRLPSALDNRPLRYTEFETLLNQVIFVSATPADYELGISDKVVEQIVRPTGLIDPVVIIKKREGQIDDLVSEVKKRIENNERTLVLTLTKRMAEDLTDYLLEFGINARYLHSEIDTLQRVELLRELRAGAYDCLVGINLLREGLDLPEVSLIAILDADKEGYLRSTTSLIQIMGRVARNVSGTVIMYADKVTSSMKRAIDETERRRKIQTEYNIKNNIIPKTIKKKIEASEKDQEDYEISKVEDPEEYLAYLHNEMIKAANNLDFEKAAYLRDRIKELSILLD; from the coding sequence GTGGGAGACTTCAAACTTTTTTCTGAATTTCAACCAAACGGTGACCAACCTCAGGCTATTAATGAGCTTAGCCAAGGCATAGAAAAAGGATACAATTATCAGACACTTCTTGGTGTTACAGGTTCAGGGAAAACTTTTACAATTGCTAATTTGATTGAGAAATATAATAAACCCACACTTGTCATTTCTCCAAATAAGACTTTAGCATCCCAGCTTTTTTCTGAATTCAAAGCATTTTTCCCAGATAATGCTGTTGGATATTTTGTCAGTTATTATGACTATTATCAACCTGAAGCATATCTTCCCCACACAGATACCTATATTGAAAAAGATGTTTCTATAAATGAAGAATTAACAAGAATGAGGCACTCTGCAACTGCCTCTCTTCTTTCAAGGAGCGACTGCATAATCGTAGCAAGTGTTTCATGCATTTACGGTCTTGGGTCCCCTGAAACGTATAAAGAGATGGGTACGTTCATAAGGAAAAATGAGCAGATTGATAGGGATGATTTTTTAAAAAAACTAGTTTCGATGCAGTATGAGAGAGACGATTCAGATTTTAAAAGTGGAACATTCAGGGCAAGAGGTGATGTAGTAGAGCTCTTTCCCTTGTTCACAGATTATATAGTAAGAGTTGAATTTTTTGGTGATGAAATAACAAAAATCAGAAAAATTCATCCTATTAACTTTTCAGACATGGGAGATATTGATAACATATATATCTATCCTGCGAGCCACTACCTTATACCTCAAGACACTATAGGCAAAGTCATAACTGAAATCCAAAATGAACTTGAAGTGGTATTAGCTGATTTAAATTCTCAGGGTAAATTCATAGAGGCGCATAGAATTGAAACAAGGACTAAATATGACATAGAGATGATGCAGGAAATGGGTTACTGCAAGGGGATTGAGAATTATTCTCGTTATTTTTCTGGAAGGAAAGCAGGGGAAAAACCTGACACATTAATTAATTATTTTCCAAAGGATTTTCTTTTGATAATAGATGAATCTCATATTACAGTCCCTCAGATTAGAGGAATGTATGAAGGGGATAAATCAAGAAAAGAAACACTTGTAAATTATGGATTTAGACTCCCTTCTGCACTTGACAATAGACCATTAAGATATACTGAATTTGAAACACTTTTGAATCAAGTCATATTTGTTTCTGCAACTCCCGCTGATTATGAATTGGGTATATCCGATAAAGTTGTCGAACAAATTGTGAGGCCAACAGGATTGATAGATCCAGTTGTAATTATCAAAAAAAGAGAAGGCCAGATTGATGACCTTGTTTCTGAAGTCAAAAAGAGAATTGAAAATAATGAAAGAACACTAGTATTAACTCTTACAAAGAGGATGGCAGAAGATTTAACTGACTATCTTCTTGAATTTGGGATAAATGCAAGATATCTCCATTCTGAAATTGATACTTTACAGAGAGTAGAGCTATTACGCGAACTTAGAGCTGGAGCATATGATTGTCTTGTAGGTATCAATCTGCTTAGAGAAGGGCTTGACCTCCCTGAAGTTTCTTTGATTGCGATTCTAGATGCAGACAAAGAAGGATACCTTAGGTCTACAACTTCTTTGATACAAATTATGGGGAGAGTCGCAAGAAATGTATCTGGTACCGTTATAATGTACGCAGATAAAGTCACATCTTCAATGAAGAGGGCAATAGATGAGACTGAAAGGAGAAGAAAGATTCAGACAGAGTACAATATTAAGAACAACATAATCCCAAAAACTATTAAGAAAAAAATAGAAGCCTCTGAAAAAGATCAGGAAGATTACGAAATATCAAAAGTTGAAGATCCAGAAGAGTATTTGGCTTATCTGCATAATGAGATGATCAAAGCTGCAAATAACTTGGATTTCGAAAAAGCTGCATATTTGAGAGATAGAATCAAAGAACTTTCTATTTTATTGGATTAA